A window from Puniceicoccus vermicola encodes these proteins:
- a CDS encoding LemA family protein, whose translation MNNSIDLGIPEMESLRDYLQAVRDGLDTAGASEADYKDIEGEILAHVVSQLGSSGAEKLDVDAIVCSLDPPESYVEAFSESSEKTGQGARKRRIRPWMLICGLLAGGVILFLALVIIGFTTMVSYRNRVVEAEKNIDQTVSQVEVVLQRRFDLIPNLVETVKGYADHESEVFREVARLRGQWSQSDSPEERQRISVELDPKLNEILVVAEQYPNLKANRNFRMLQVQLEGTENRIAVERRRMNLAIREYNILIEKFPGNVVAALFDYEPRVDYFEAVPESRNAPEVDF comes from the coding sequence ATGAACAACTCCATTGATTTAGGCATTCCGGAAATGGAATCTCTGCGAGACTACCTGCAGGCGGTTAGAGACGGCTTGGATACAGCGGGTGCCTCCGAAGCGGATTATAAGGATATTGAAGGAGAAATCCTCGCCCATGTGGTCAGCCAATTGGGATCTTCGGGGGCCGAGAAACTGGATGTCGACGCGATTGTCTGTAGTCTGGATCCTCCCGAGAGTTACGTGGAGGCTTTTTCGGAGTCGTCGGAAAAGACCGGCCAAGGGGCGCGAAAAAGGCGGATTCGCCCATGGATGCTGATTTGCGGCCTCTTGGCGGGCGGTGTGATTCTTTTTCTCGCTCTGGTGATCATCGGTTTCACTACCATGGTTTCCTACCGGAATCGGGTTGTGGAGGCTGAGAAAAACATCGACCAAACCGTTTCGCAGGTGGAGGTGGTGCTTCAACGACGTTTTGATTTGATCCCGAATCTGGTGGAAACGGTGAAAGGCTACGCCGATCATGAATCCGAAGTCTTTCGCGAAGTCGCCCGATTGCGCGGACAATGGTCGCAAAGCGATTCCCCGGAGGAAAGACAACGCATATCCGTGGAATTGGATCCGAAACTCAACGAAATCCTGGTGGTCGCGGAACAGTATCCAAATCTCAAGGCCAACCGAAATTTCAGAATGTTGCAGGTTCAGCTGGAGGGAACGGAGAACCGTATTGCCGTCGAGCGACGGCGGATGAACCTGGCGATTCGGGAATATAACATTCTCATAGAAAAGTTTCCGGGAAATGTCGTGGCGGCCCTTTTCGACTACGAGCCGCGTGTCGACTATTTCGAAGCCGTGCCCGAATCACGGAACGCGCCCGAAGTCGATTTTTGA
- a CDS encoding TPM domain-containing protein, with protein sequence MREKLTSPAMHPKILVFLLFCLMGINACGPSSEEEQEVADGSAGADISADTSTIPDRPGNKSPYYNNSSIPDIPLLASQVMKRAESLTEIEFAMVFVESVPADYTLETFAVELFDHWRIGRNHGGKGVLFLFVEDEGVLKIEVSYELEAVFPDAFCQSYQETIQTYFASEHFGDVLANSINNMVLRYLNPENESYLGQTAPRDSTSFSKSYLSGGGGISENDYFRNKIEKLEEVLSVDPGVVARYPASVSIHESFWNLVQSLEDGVTYPHLDVLTAGSQYKRYEYPESPTFLREKAADYANALPYEIVQKDDLAVIQFNRNAAELMLFRRGSDGKWRYDLSKSWGLASVSFDFSTYSITSYVRDHPWDFAFPDSSDQPQRIRFPELLEDDVDLFERMDRLKANIRGNPDEVQNYVDLSNLLFWELYWIRPAIEVAEAGLLRNPENKELRWLAIYARYRAPILKGIEPHFIALIEQTGGRSSIFDLYERFVESSDADPKKFNELRKKYAKP encoded by the coding sequence ATGCGCGAAAAGTTAACCTCCCCAGCCATGCATCCCAAGATATTGGTTTTCCTGCTTTTCTGTCTCATGGGGATCAATGCTTGTGGTCCTTCGTCGGAGGAAGAACAGGAGGTGGCCGACGGTTCGGCGGGGGCGGACATTTCGGCCGACACTTCTACTATTCCGGATCGGCCCGGCAATAAGTCGCCGTATTACAACAATTCATCGATTCCAGACATTCCTTTGCTTGCTTCGCAAGTCATGAAACGGGCCGAATCCCTGACGGAAATCGAATTCGCCATGGTTTTTGTCGAGTCGGTGCCTGCGGACTACACATTGGAGACTTTTGCCGTTGAGCTTTTCGATCATTGGCGAATCGGGCGAAATCACGGAGGAAAGGGTGTGCTATTCTTGTTCGTTGAAGACGAAGGCGTTTTGAAAATCGAAGTTTCCTATGAGCTGGAAGCAGTTTTTCCCGATGCATTCTGTCAATCCTATCAAGAAACCATTCAAACCTACTTCGCCAGTGAACATTTCGGTGACGTACTCGCCAATTCCATCAACAACATGGTACTGCGCTACCTGAATCCGGAAAATGAATCGTACCTGGGGCAAACCGCCCCCCGTGACTCGACTTCGTTTTCAAAAAGCTACTTATCCGGCGGCGGCGGAATCAGTGAAAACGATTATTTCCGAAACAAAATTGAGAAATTGGAAGAAGTGTTGTCCGTCGATCCGGGGGTCGTAGCCCGCTATCCCGCCTCCGTTTCCATTCACGAATCGTTCTGGAACCTCGTCCAATCCCTGGAAGACGGGGTCACTTATCCGCATCTGGATGTACTCACAGCGGGGAGTCAGTACAAGCGATATGAATATCCCGAATCACCAACTTTCCTTCGGGAAAAAGCGGCGGATTATGCCAACGCCTTGCCCTATGAAATCGTACAAAAAGACGATCTCGCCGTGATTCAATTCAATCGAAATGCGGCGGAGCTTATGCTGTTCCGCCGAGGTTCCGACGGGAAGTGGCGCTATGATTTGTCCAAGAGCTGGGGATTGGCTAGTGTATCGTTTGATTTTTCGACGTATTCCATTACTTCCTATGTTCGGGATCATCCGTGGGATTTCGCTTTTCCGGATTCATCGGATCAACCACAGCGTATCCGATTTCCGGAACTCTTGGAAGATGATGTGGATTTATTCGAGCGGATGGACAGATTGAAAGCGAATATCCGCGGGAATCCGGATGAGGTACAAAACTATGTCGATCTTTCTAATTTACTGTTTTGGGAATTGTACTGGATTCGGCCGGCAATTGAAGTCGCGGAAGCAGGCCTGCTGCGGAATCCGGAGAACAAGGAGCTTCGTTGGCTGGCCATATACGCACGCTACCGTGCGCCGATACTCAAAGGTATCGAGCCTCACTTTATCGCCCTAATTGAGCAGACGGGGGGACGTTCTTCCATCTTTGATCTGTACGAACGCTTTGTAGAATCCAGCGATGCGGATCCGAAAAAGTTTAATGAACTACGAAAAAAATATGCCAAACCATAA
- a CDS encoding antitoxin — protein sequence MRTRIFKSGNSKAVRIPASIRLSGPEVEIVDLGKDGVLLKELQQPRDPWDLFREGLAELGGEWPDRVQEKDSKRPEW from the coding sequence ATGAGGACGAGAATTTTCAAAAGCGGAAATTCGAAGGCGGTGCGAATTCCGGCATCAATCCGACTCTCCGGTCCGGAGGTGGAGATCGTTGATCTTGGCAAGGATGGCGTATTGCTGAAGGAGTTGCAGCAGCCCCGTGACCCTTGGGATCTTTTTCGAGAGGGTTTGGCTGAGCTAGGTGGCGAGTGGCCCGACCGCGTTCAGGAGAAGGATTCGAAGAGGCCCGAATGGTAA
- a CDS encoding PIN domain-containing protein, whose product MVSYLLDTNVLIECLRRNQKMVGTLVARGKGNDLAISSVTYGELMVGLLKNATPRRRTALRKVLAPIQILSFDERAAAEFARIKSALERKGEVIGPYDMLIAGHAISVGRCLVTHNGDEFSRIDRLKWEDWEDPGKLD is encoded by the coding sequence ATGGTAAGTTACCTCCTCGACACGAATGTCTTGATCGAGTGTCTGCGCCGAAATCAAAAGATGGTCGGGACGCTCGTGGCCAGAGGGAAAGGAAACGACCTGGCGATTTCTTCGGTGACCTATGGAGAGCTAATGGTAGGCCTTCTCAAGAACGCCACCCCCCGTCGGAGAACGGCCTTGCGCAAAGTGCTGGCACCGATCCAAATTCTTTCGTTTGACGAACGCGCCGCCGCCGAATTTGCCAGGATCAAATCGGCATTGGAAAGAAAGGGTGAGGTGATTGGCCCCTATGACATGCTGATTGCCGGGCATGCCATCAGTGTGGGCCGCTGTCTCGTGACGCACAATGGCGATGAGTTCTCACGGATCGACCGGCTCAAGTGGGAAGACTGGGAAGATCCGGGAAAATTGGACTGA
- a CDS encoding helix-turn-helix domain-containing protein, whose product MKLGHIGAYLSPRGGAQSPNRIPERHCFFEIIREGAVFGFEDHPVLHTEGAVFCHYDGQMTVFNSPSDSYYSCYVVQYELEKKDDRNEIPRCFHWEDRNAMQRFMDEMLHAYHFAAMDRRAIGDLVMARLRFELERFRKSSSHQRTPPPLRVATDFINAYYANPISLENVSQAAGISVSHLHMLFREHLGESPHQYLIQKRMRVASHILASSDQPIKVVSADVGYPNTENFCRAFRRFFGRSATEYRQAYQQQR is encoded by the coding sequence ATGAAACTGGGTCACATCGGAGCGTACCTAAGCCCCCGCGGAGGAGCGCAGAGCCCCAACCGCATCCCCGAACGCCATTGCTTTTTCGAAATCATCCGGGAGGGAGCGGTATTCGGTTTCGAGGACCATCCGGTGCTACACACGGAGGGAGCCGTGTTCTGCCATTACGACGGCCAGATGACGGTTTTCAACTCCCCTTCCGACAGTTACTACAGTTGCTACGTCGTTCAATACGAGCTCGAGAAAAAAGACGACAGGAACGAGATTCCCCGGTGCTTTCATTGGGAAGACCGGAACGCGATGCAGCGATTCATGGACGAAATGCTACACGCCTATCACTTCGCCGCTATGGATCGTCGAGCCATCGGAGATCTGGTCATGGCTCGACTTCGGTTTGAGCTCGAACGATTCCGAAAATCATCGAGCCATCAGAGAACCCCTCCCCCACTGAGAGTCGCCACCGACTTCATCAACGCCTATTATGCGAATCCCATCAGCCTCGAGAACGTGAGCCAGGCGGCCGGAATCAGCGTCTCTCATTTGCACATGCTCTTCCGAGAACACTTGGGAGAAAGCCCACATCAATATCTCATCCAGAAACGCATGCGCGTCGCCAGCCACATCCTCGCCTCGAGCGATCAACCGATCAAAGTGGTCTCCGCCGACGTCGGCTACCCCAACACCGAGAACTTCTGCCGTGCCTTCCGCAGATTTTTCGGCCGCTCCGCAACGGAGTATCGGCAAGCGTATCAGCAGCAGCGGTAG
- a CDS encoding sugar phosphate isomerase/epimerase family protein, giving the protein MTPQITVQLYSVREQAEADYEGTLRAIADMGFGCVEPAGYPGYTAEKAAKLFADLGLKAPTAHISLPEAEEINQFVEQAQMMGHQYVITGCPPGFKENYTSLDRVKAMAEKYCQVSEKLAPHGLQIGYHNHDWDLAMVEGERGYQVFLANTPESVLYEADIFWVARAGLNPAEFIREIGARGKALHFKDGIVSDGADFKEAETESGRIMVSDAIPFRAAGTGQVDLIEASKAVEHAEYIAVELDSFEGDMMQAVKTSYDYLTSKGIAQGNK; this is encoded by the coding sequence ATGACCCCTCAAATTACTGTTCAACTCTACAGTGTCCGAGAACAAGCCGAAGCCGACTATGAAGGCACTCTGCGCGCCATTGCCGACATGGGATTCGGCTGCGTTGAGCCAGCGGGCTATCCCGGCTATACCGCCGAAAAAGCGGCAAAGCTTTTTGCCGATCTCGGGCTGAAGGCGCCGACGGCTCATATTTCTCTTCCGGAAGCGGAGGAAATCAATCAGTTCGTCGAGCAAGCTCAGATGATGGGCCACCAGTATGTGATTACGGGGTGTCCTCCGGGGTTTAAGGAAAACTACACTTCGCTGGATCGTGTGAAAGCGATGGCGGAAAAGTACTGCCAAGTCTCGGAAAAGCTGGCTCCGCACGGTTTGCAAATTGGTTATCACAACCACGATTGGGACCTCGCCATGGTTGAGGGAGAACGGGGCTATCAGGTTTTTCTCGCCAACACTCCGGAATCGGTTCTCTACGAAGCGGACATCTTTTGGGTGGCTCGTGCGGGCTTGAACCCGGCGGAGTTTATCCGGGAAATCGGTGCTCGTGGGAAGGCGCTGCACTTTAAGGATGGGATCGTCAGCGACGGGGCCGATTTCAAGGAAGCCGAAACGGAAAGTGGTCGGATCATGGTGAGTGATGCCATCCCCTTCCGGGCCGCCGGAACCGGGCAGGTCGACCTGATTGAAGCTTCGAAGGCGGTCGAGCATGCCGAATACATCGCTGTCGAGTTGGACAGTTTCGAGGGAGACATGATGCAAGCGGTGAAGACCAGCTACGACTACCTCACGAGCAAGGGTATCGCCCAAGGCAACAAGTAA
- a CDS encoding Gfo/Idh/MocA family protein, with protein MTKQIGIGIIGCGNISQAYFNGAKLFEVLKVVSCADLNREVATAKAEENNCKAETVEELLANPEVQLVINLTVPSVHAQVSLSALNAGKHVHSEKPLSVSLEEAGEVLETAEAKGLLVGCAPDTFMGGGLQTCRKLVDDGWLGRVTSGSAFLMSRGPESWHPNPSFFYQMGAGPMFDMGPYYITALIHLLGPVKRVSAVATKAFEERIATCKQEFGKLLPVEVPTHYSGVLEFHSGAVINMVVSFDVCAHGHSPIEIYGTEGSLKVPDPNTFDGPVSMWTRSTKEWQTQAYSHPYRMPSRSIGAADLAYAILSDGKHAHRASGALAYHALEVMHSFEAASKSAAAVEIQSRPPQPAPLPLGIIEGRL; from the coding sequence ATGACGAAACAAATTGGTATCGGTATCATTGGTTGCGGGAACATCTCGCAGGCCTATTTCAACGGCGCGAAGCTTTTCGAAGTTCTCAAGGTGGTCTCCTGTGCAGACCTCAATCGGGAGGTTGCGACTGCCAAGGCAGAGGAAAACAACTGCAAGGCCGAGACGGTGGAGGAGTTGCTCGCCAACCCTGAGGTTCAGTTGGTCATCAACCTGACGGTTCCTTCGGTTCACGCTCAGGTTAGCCTGTCGGCCCTCAATGCCGGCAAGCACGTGCACAGCGAGAAGCCATTGTCGGTCAGCTTGGAGGAGGCCGGGGAGGTTCTGGAAACCGCCGAAGCGAAAGGGCTCTTGGTGGGATGTGCTCCCGACACCTTCATGGGGGGCGGTCTACAAACTTGCCGCAAACTGGTCGATGACGGCTGGCTCGGTCGCGTGACTAGTGGTTCGGCGTTCCTTATGTCGCGTGGGCCGGAGAGCTGGCACCCGAATCCGTCCTTTTTCTATCAAATGGGAGCCGGACCGATGTTCGACATGGGGCCGTATTACATTACCGCTCTCATTCACCTGCTCGGGCCTGTCAAACGCGTGAGTGCGGTGGCTACGAAAGCGTTCGAAGAGCGTATCGCTACCTGTAAGCAGGAGTTTGGGAAGTTGCTTCCGGTCGAGGTGCCGACCCATTACTCGGGAGTTCTCGAGTTCCATAGTGGGGCGGTGATCAACATGGTGGTTTCCTTTGATGTATGTGCCCACGGGCACAGTCCTATCGAAATCTACGGGACGGAAGGTTCGCTAAAAGTTCCGGATCCGAATACCTTTGATGGACCGGTCTCGATGTGGACGCGCTCCACCAAGGAGTGGCAAACGCAGGCCTACAGTCATCCCTACCGGATGCCCTCCCGGAGCATTGGTGCGGCCGACTTGGCCTATGCGATTCTGAGCGACGGTAAGCATGCCCACCGGGCGAGTGGAGCCTTGGCCTATCACGCTCTTGAGGTGATGCACTCCTTCGAAGCGGCTTCCAAGAGTGCTGCCGCTGTCGAGATCCAATCCCGTCCTCCACAGCCGGCACCCTTGCCGTTGGGAATCATCGAAGGGCGTCTGTAG
- a CDS encoding H-X9-DG-CTERM domain-containing protein — protein sequence MPSSNDSVFRCPANSEQEFYYLADMQGEYACSYTINGFQHPGSHPDTYDKENRYTSNRLANFEHPAMTYAVFEGTYYRSQVGSGKYTLVRYSHSGKMNILFADGHVESVAKPEDGDYLPGYGAYTGSSWPDDGSAGNSYSNGKHWFAR from the coding sequence ATGCCTTCATCAAATGACAGTGTCTTCCGTTGTCCCGCGAACTCCGAGCAGGAATTCTACTATCTTGCGGATATGCAGGGCGAGTATGCCTGTAGCTATACAATTAATGGTTTTCAACACCCTGGATCACACCCGGATACCTATGACAAGGAGAACCGTTACACTTCAAACCGTTTGGCGAATTTTGAGCATCCTGCAATGACCTATGCAGTGTTCGAAGGCACTTACTATCGCAGTCAAGTTGGCAGCGGTAAGTATACTCTGGTCCGCTATTCTCATAGCGGTAAAATGAATATTCTTTTTGCTGATGGGCATGTTGAGTCTGTCGCAAAGCCTGAAGACGGAGACTATCTGCCCGGCTACGGTGCTTACACCGGGAGTTCGTGGCCTGACGATGGAAGTGCTGGAAACTCCTACTCCAATGGCAAACACTGGTTCGCACGCTGA